TACGAGCTGGTGCTGCGCCACACCGCGGTGCAGGCCGCGCACGTGTACGGCGGATTCGAGGCGCACCTGCAGGCTTGGGCCGACCGCAACCGGATCCGCCTGGTCGGTGTCCCGGTGCCAGTAATAAAAAAGGCGGCGACGGGGAAGGGCAACGCCGACAAGGACGCCATGATCGCCGCCATGCGCGCGCGCGGCTATCGAGTGGTCGACGACAACCACGCCGACGCGCTGGCTCTGCTCGAGCACGCCCGCAAGCAGGAGGCCTGACCATGCCGCGTTGGACTCCCAAAGAGGAACAGAAGCTGCGCGAACTGGTGGCCACTGGCCAGTCGTATCGCGTGATCGGGGCTCATCTGGGTCGCGCCGGTGACACGGTGTTTGCCAAGGCCAAGGCGATGGGGCTCGGCCCGAAGCCGCTTACCGGCGAACGCTCGCCCACCTGGATCGCCATCCTGCGGATCTGTGCCGACGGGATTCCGCGCACGGTGCATGAGTTAGCCATGGCCACCGGCGCAGCGCGGCACACCGTCGAATGCTTGTTCTGGGAGCGGAAGAAGTCGAAGCAGGCGCACGTGGCGCGCTGGCTGGCCGGCCACGGGGCGCCGGTGCCGTACTGGCTGCCGGTACCGGGGCGGAGCGCACGTCGGCCATCGACGCTGACACCGGCTGAGGTGTCGAAGCGCTTCCGCGACCGGCTCCGCGAGAACGACCCAATTGCATACCGCGCCTACCTGGCACGGGCTACAACGCGCGCCGCGCTGAAGGCTGGGAAGGTGAAGCCGCAGCACGCCGTAGTGCGCGCGCTTTTTGGAATGGGAGGAACCAGAACATGAGCAACTGGAACGGATAATGCTGCTACTGCGGTGCGATCGGCCACCGGCCCGAGAACTGCCGCTGGAATCGCGGCGTGCGATTGGCGAGGCCGCTATGAGCAACGGTCACGGAACCTGCTTGAAGTGCCGGGGCGATGTTCAGGTGTTCGGCTCGCGCTGGTGCCAAGAATGTTGGTACCCCGGAATCGACGACGGCTACCAGCGGTACCGCGATCTGATCGAGGAAGGGCACTCGCGCTACCAGGCGAAGGTCATGTCTGGCTGGGGCGATCCGGACGAAGCGAGGGACGACTGACCATGGCAGCGCTATACCGCGAGTTCACCCTCAAGTCGCCCGGCATCTGGCCGACGGTGCTCGCGTTCATCAAGGCCAATGCCGCAGCGTGCGCCGACAAGGGTAGCCCGCTGCGCATCATCGTGACGGCCGAGGAACGGCGGCGCACGACCGAGCAGAACGCCTTCTACTTCGGCCCGGTGCTGCGCGACATCGAGGAGCAGGCCTGGATCGACGGGCAACAGTTCAAACGCGCCACCTGGCACGAGTACTTCGCAGACATGTTCGCGCCGAAGGTTGAGATTGCGCTGCCCGATGGCCGGTTGTTCACGCGGCGGAAGTCGACGTCGGAGTTCAGTGTCGGCGAATTCAGCGAATACGTGGCCAAAGTGCAGGCGCACGCGGCCAACGAGTTTGGAGTCGCGTTTGACGGCGTGCAGTGACCTGTCAAATGACCATCAAATAGGGGAACCATTCGATGCAATACAACCGCTTGACCGACAACGATCGCCGCTTCGGCCCCTTTGACCTTGGCCAGCGCCACACGGACTGGCGCCCGATCAGCCTGGTCTTGCAGTCGGGGAGCGGGGAGCACCTGGGCTGCGCTCTCATTGCGCGTGCCTTTGGCTGGACGCTTCGCCTTCGCCTGCCGCAGATCATCAAGCCGTTCGAGATTCGGCACAAGGCCGAGACGTGGGACGCGGCCACCATCGAGCGGATGGGTCGTGACTGGTGGGCCGAGGTGTTCCCGTGCGAATACGGCTTCAGCGTCGACGATGGCTTCCTGCAGGTGTACCTCGGTCCGCAGACGCACGACAGCCTCACGACCAAGAGCTGGTGCAAGCACCTGCCCTGGACGCAATGGCGCTTCATCCGGTTCAGCCTCTTCGGACTGGACGGCGAGCATCTGCGTACGTGGCTCGAGCCCAAGCGCCGCAAGCTCGATGGCAGCGGCTACGACCGATTCACCCAGCAGCGCGAGTTCGAAAAGACGATGCCCAAGGCGGTGTTCGAGATCGAGGACTACGACGGCAAGCGCATCCAGGCCACCACGCACATCGAGGAGAGCGAATGGCGATTCGGCGAAGGCTGGTTCAAGTGGCTGTCGCTGTTCTGCCGCCCGAAAGTCCGCCGCTCGCTGTCCATCGACTTCGACAGCGAGGTCGGCCCGGAGAAGGGCTCGTGGAAGGGCGGACTGATGGGCACCGGCATCGACATGCTGCCCGGCGAGCTGCACGAGGAAGCCTTCCGCCGCTACTGCGAGGACGAGCTCAACAGCAAGTATCGGAAGTACCGCATCACTTTCGTTCGACGCGTGGATGCGTCAGCGCCAAACGAAGGGGGAAAGGTAAATGGCTGAGAACTCAACCATCGAATGGACCGATCACACGTTCAATCCATTTATCGGGTGCACGAAGGTCGGTCCCGGCTGCGACAATTGCTACGCAGAGCACCTGATGGACAAGCGAATGCATAAGGTCGTCTGGGGCCCGCACGGCGAGCGCGTCCGCACCAGCGCTGCCAACTGGCGCAAGCCGTTGGCTTGGAATGCCCGGCACGAATCCTTCTTCGCGGAGCATGGTCGCCGGCAGCGCGTCTTCTGCGCCTCGCTGGCTGACGTGTTTGACAACGCCGTCAGCGTCCAATGGCGCTATGACTTGCTGCGCTTGATTATGGACACGCCCAATCTAGACTGGCTTCTGCTGACGAAGCGGATCGGCAATGCAGAGCCAATGCTCGAACAGTCCATGCGCGCGCTCACGCACGGGCGCGAAGGATGGCGCGATAACTACCTGCCCAACGTCTGGCTGGGCGCCACCATCGTCAACCAGGCCGAGGCTGACCGCGACATCCCGAAGCTAGTGGAGATCCCGGCGCGCGTGCGCTTCCTCTCCATGGAGCCGCTGCTTGGTCCCGTCGATATTGCGAAATGGCTAGAGCCTTGGACGTGCTCGGACTGCGCGTACCACGGCAGCGAGAACGATAGCGGCGCCTGTATGTGCGCCGATTGCGGCATCGAGGCGCAGTACGACGAGTCGATCGGTAGTGCCCGGTGCGCGCAGTGCAGCAAGGACGATGGTACATCCGACGATGTTGGCGACACCTGCCCTAAGTGCGCAAGCGTCAGAGGATGGGGTCGCGACTACGGCTTCAAGTTTGACAGCGAGAAAAAGCTATTGGACTGGATCATCGTGGGTGGGGAAAGTGGCCTCGGAGCGCGGCCGATGCATCCCGACTGGGCCCGGAGCCTGCGCGACCAGTGCGCAGCGGCCGGCGTGCCGCTCCTGTTTAAGCAGTGGGGTGAGTATCTGCCGTGGACGCATTTCAATGTTGCCAAGATCGATGACCCGCCCGAGCAAACGCGATTCGGCACCATGGAGTGGCAAGACGACCATTGGGAGCACGTCGGCTATCCGACCTGGGCGGATTCCGCGGACGGCGTGATCGACGACTTGCAGTGCATGGGGCGCGTCGGCAAGAAGGCCGCCGGCCGCCTGCTGGACGGCGTGCAGCACGATGGATTCCCGGTATGAGCGCCGCCGGATCGAAGCACCTGAAGCGGCTGACGCCCATGGTGCCGGGCGAAATGCAACCGGTGTTGTGGCCTGACGGCAAGGTCCGGGAAGGGTTCTATAGCGGCGAGGCGACTCACGGCCGTGGCTTTCCGCAGTGGGCGCTGCAGCTATTCGGCGGCAATAAGGCGCATTGGTTTCTGGAGATGAATAGTACGCCAGACAAGCGTTCGCTTTGCGGGCGCGTGTGGTCGTCTCCGGCCCAGCTTCACCTGCCGGGCAACTACCCGCGCTGCAAGGCCTGTGAGAAGGCGCGGGAGGCGCAGCAGCGCGCGGGGGTGATGCCATGAAGTGGACGCATGACGCTCTGCAGGAGGATCTGGCCCAGTACCTGCGCGAGAAGACCCAGCGCATGGTCTGGACCAACATGCAGCTGGGGCCTGTTGGCTCCCCGCGGCCCGATGCCTACAGTCTGGCCTTCAGCTTCAGCCGATTCACGCCGCTGGCCTACGAGGTCAAGATCTCCACATCGGACTTCCGCCGCGACGTGACGGCGGGAAAGTGGCAGAGCTACCTTCGCTACGCCTCGGCTGTCACCTTCGCAGTGCCGACCGGTCTGATCGGCAAGGATGACATTCCCAGCGGGTGCGGGCTGATGGTCCGCAACGACACCGGATGGCGCACCGTAAAGGCGCCGACACTACGCGCCGTCGATAACCTGCCGCTGGACGCGTGGCTGAAGCTGCTGATGGACGGCGTGAGCCGGCTGGTGGAGCTGAGCCTGCCGACGCGCCGCGACGAGTACCGCCTGATTGCCGAACTCGAAGTGCGGCTCGGAAAAGAGGTCTCCGAGCTGTTGCATGACCGTCGGTCCGCCCGGTACCGCTATGAGCAGGCCACAGCGGCACTGGAAGAGGGCGCCAAGGCCGCCGACACCAAGTACCGCGAGTTGATGGAGCGGGCCCGGAAGGACGCCGACCGCGACGCTGCAACCATCGATTCGGCCAGACGCGAGCTTGCCGAGGCGTTGGGACTGGAGCCGGACGCCCGGACTTTCGAGATCGCCGGTGCCGCGCGCTCGGCTGCGCTTCGCCTGGAACAGGACGCAGAGGTCCAGCGCCTGCGGCGGCTGCTGAAGCAGGTGAGCCAGTCGCTGGACGAAGTCGACAAGCCACTGCCGGCTATCGCGAGGGCTGCGTGAGCAACGTCATCCAGATCGAAGAAATGCGGCTGACCCAGCGCAGCCGCTCCTATGTGGGGCGGAGCGGCGAATGTCAGCACATGAACCTCACAATGGACGAGGACGGCGACATCGTGAAGTGCGATGACTGCGGCATTCAGGTGTCCGCCTTCTGGGCGCTGAAGCTGTTGTCGGAGAACTACGGGCGCGCCATGGCGAAGCTGCAGAGTCGAGAGCGCCGGCAGGCAGACGTGGAGGGCAAGACCATCCATCTCCGAGCCGCCCAGGAAGTCGAGCGAGCATGGCGCAGCCGCACCATGGTGCCGACCTGCCCGCACTGCGGCGAGGGCATCGCGCCGACGGACGGATTCGGGAGGTCAGCGGTCAACAAGCAGATTGACGAGCGTCGCCGTCAGCAGCGCCGGGAGGGCGAATCTTGACCCTTCCAAGCTGGAAATTCCGTGACCCCGCCGAGGTCTACGAACGGACTGAGTCGATGGGGTGCAAGGGCTGCGTTCATGTCGACATGGTTTTTGGCAAGAGCATTTGCAAGAAGGGGAAATACTATGGCAGACGGTGCAAACACTATGCCGAAGAGACTGTCGGAAACCAATGTGGGGGACGTGTTCGGGCGTCTGACGGTTCTTGACCTTAACGTGGAGCGGGACTCGCAGGGGCGCCGCAGGTTCTTATGTAACTGCGCCTGCGGCTTTAGAGGTCAGTTTGACGCGTACAACGTGCGCTCTGGCATGACCAAGTCATGTGGTTGCTTGCGCGACGAACTGAGCAAGGTTCGGCGAAACCGTGTTCGACACGGGATGCACCTCACGCGGGTTTATCGGATTTGGGGCGGCATGAAGAGTCGATGTCAGAACGCGAACCATCATGCCTATGCAGACTATGGCGGTCGCGGAATCAAGGTCTGTGAGCGGTGGATGGTGTTTGAGAGTTTCCTGGCAGACATGGGCGAACCGCCGCCAAAACGAACGATTGAGCGCATTGATAACAATGGCAACTACGAGCCCGGGAATTGTCGATGGGCGACTGTCGCGGAACAGAACAAGAACAGAAGGGACACATCCCGCGTGGTTCTCGCTGGGATGCTTCGGCCGCTTTGGGATGTGGCCGTTGAATGCGGACACTCCGTCGGGCTACTCAAGAGCAGACTCAAGCGCGGGTGGTCAATCGAAAAGGCGGTGCGGACCCCGAAATTGCAGAAATGGGAAAGGGCGTGACCAGAAGCTGCTGCCGGGCGGCAAGCGAAGGAATCACGGCAAGCGTTGCCAAAGCTACA
This Cupriavidus nantongensis DNA region includes the following protein-coding sequences:
- a CDS encoding recombination protein NinB; the protein is MAALYREFTLKSPGIWPTVLAFIKANAAACADKGSPLRIIVTAEERRRTTEQNAFYFGPVLRDIEEQAWIDGQQFKRATWHEYFADMFAPKVEIALPDGRLFTRRKSTSEFSVGEFSEYVAKVQAHAANEFGVAFDGVQ
- a CDS encoding phage Gp37/Gp68 family protein, coding for MAENSTIEWTDHTFNPFIGCTKVGPGCDNCYAEHLMDKRMHKVVWGPHGERVRTSAANWRKPLAWNARHESFFAEHGRRQRVFCASLADVFDNAVSVQWRYDLLRLIMDTPNLDWLLLTKRIGNAEPMLEQSMRALTHGREGWRDNYLPNVWLGATIVNQAEADRDIPKLVEIPARVRFLSMEPLLGPVDIAKWLEPWTCSDCAYHGSENDSGACMCADCGIEAQYDESIGSARCAQCSKDDGTSDDVGDTCPKCASVRGWGRDYGFKFDSEKKLLDWIIVGGESGLGARPMHPDWARSLRDQCAAAGVPLLFKQWGEYLPWTHFNVAKIDDPPEQTRFGTMEWQDDHWEHVGYPTWADSADGVIDDLQCMGRVGKKAAGRLLDGVQHDGFPV